A genome region from Methylobacterium sp. FF17 includes the following:
- a CDS encoding type II secretion system F family protein, giving the protein MNALNVPLAAGLAAVAAGAVAYVFLMPYLSGERRSAERRKSVSVVAAPGSRAAIVNRREQVAKSLKEVEAKREGTKVTLELKIARAGLAWSRNKFYVISATLALVLGLIVLLMTGNPLAGIGAVFAGGFGLPLWILTFLRKRRIAAFIKELPTAIDIITRGVRAGIPVGDCFRIISREAEEPIRSEFRMVVESQTLGLSLGEAMVKMFERVPVSDVNFFAIVISIQAKSGGNLSEALSNLSRVLRERKKMAGKIQAMSMEAKASGGIIAALPFVVAVLTYLSSPDYISLLWRTDIGKLALVGSAIWMSLGVFTMKKMINFDV; this is encoded by the coding sequence GTGAACGCCCTCAACGTGCCGCTCGCCGCCGGGCTCGCGGCCGTGGCGGCCGGCGCGGTCGCCTACGTCTTCCTGATGCCCTACCTTTCCGGCGAGCGCCGCTCGGCCGAGCGACGCAAGTCGGTCAGCGTCGTCGCCGCGCCCGGGAGCCGCGCGGCGATCGTCAATCGCCGCGAGCAGGTCGCCAAGAGCCTCAAGGAGGTCGAGGCCAAGCGCGAGGGGACGAAGGTCACCCTCGAACTGAAGATCGCCCGAGCGGGTCTCGCCTGGTCCCGCAACAAATTCTACGTGATCTCCGCCACGCTCGCGCTGGTCCTCGGCCTCATCGTCCTCCTGATGACGGGCAATCCGCTCGCGGGGATCGGCGCGGTGTTCGCCGGCGGCTTCGGGTTGCCGCTCTGGATCCTCACCTTCCTGCGAAAGCGCCGGATCGCCGCCTTCATCAAGGAACTGCCCACCGCCATCGACATCATCACCCGCGGCGTGCGCGCCGGTATTCCGGTGGGCGACTGCTTCCGCATCATCTCGCGCGAGGCCGAGGAGCCGATCCGGAGCGAATTCCGCATGGTGGTGGAATCGCAGACCCTCGGTCTCTCGCTGGGCGAGGCGATGGTGAAGATGTTCGAGCGCGTCCCCGTTTCGGACGTGAACTTCTTCGCGATCGTCATCAGCATTCAGGCGAAATCGGGCGGCAACCTCTCGGAAGCCCTGTCCAACCTCTCGCGGGTGCTGCGCGAGCGCAAGAAGATGGCCGGCAAGATCCAGGCGATGAGCATGGAAGCGAAGGCTTCCGGCGGAATCATCGCCGCCCTGCCGTTCGTCGTCGCCGTCCTCACCTATCTCTCGAGCCCCGACTACATCTCGCTGCTCTGGCGGACGGATATCGGGAAGCTGGCCCTGGTGGGGTCTGCGATCTGGATGTCGCTGGGGGTCTTCACCATGAAGAAGATGATCAACTTCGACGTCTGA
- a CDS encoding helix-turn-helix domain-containing protein → MKRDQKGNSNKAPPHVRLYDWLLASEAWKDLTPQARALYVLLKAQYKGMNNGRLVLSIRQVSEEMHVSKTTAAEAFKELVAHGFTEVVIRGSFGGRKDGRATEWRLTEYPCDVSGELPSKAFMSWRPGSILTVRPEGRSVPHTGLIGTHSGPSKSLRA, encoded by the coding sequence ATGAAGCGCGACCAGAAGGGCAACTCGAACAAGGCGCCTCCTCACGTCCGGCTCTACGATTGGCTTCTGGCCAGCGAGGCATGGAAAGACCTAACGCCCCAAGCCCGCGCCCTCTACGTGCTGCTTAAGGCGCAGTACAAAGGCATGAACAACGGGCGCCTCGTCCTCTCAATTCGGCAGGTGTCGGAAGAGATGCACGTCAGCAAAACGACGGCGGCCGAGGCGTTCAAGGAACTCGTGGCCCACGGTTTTACCGAAGTGGTTATTCGCGGCAGCTTCGGCGGTCGCAAGGATGGTCGGGCCACAGAATGGCGGTTGACCGAATACCCCTGCGATGTGTCCGGTGAATTGCCGTCGAAGGCGTTCATGAGTTGGCGGCCGGGAAGCATTCTGACAGTCCGCCCTGAGGGACGGTCTGTCCCTCATACCGGACTGATAGGTACTCATAGCGGACCGTCAAAATCCTTGAGGGCTTGA
- a CDS encoding MetQ/NlpA family ABC transporter substrate-binding protein: protein MHVLRLIIAAALTLGAMAARAESLKVGVVPGAYADAVNAVLGEAKAQGIDVKVIEFSDWTTPNVALDAGDIDVNFFQHRPFMENAETQKGYDFEIVGLGILQNLGLYSLKHKSLDAVPVGGRVAIANDPVNQGRGLLLLQKAGLIKLKDGVGFLGTVDDIAENPKKLRFSEVEGPQLVRITGDVDLAQGYPHFIVAAGTFDPTSGLVYSGIEDKLFSVSFVTKAGRKDDPTIRKFVALFHASQAVKKQIHTSFANSDKLYVLAWLK, encoded by the coding sequence ATGCACGTTCTCAGATTAATCATCGCCGCCGCCTTGACCCTCGGGGCGATGGCCGCCCGGGCGGAGAGCCTGAAGGTCGGCGTGGTGCCCGGTGCCTACGCGGATGCCGTCAATGCCGTTCTCGGCGAGGCGAAAGCCCAGGGCATCGACGTGAAGGTCATCGAATTCAGCGATTGGACGACGCCGAACGTCGCGCTCGATGCGGGCGACATCGACGTGAACTTCTTCCAGCACCGCCCCTTCATGGAGAATGCCGAGACGCAGAAGGGCTACGATTTCGAGATCGTCGGCCTCGGCATCCTGCAGAACCTCGGGCTCTACTCCCTGAAGCACAAGAGTCTCGATGCCGTGCCGGTCGGCGGTCGCGTCGCCATCGCCAACGATCCGGTCAACCAGGGCCGCGGACTGCTGCTCCTCCAGAAGGCCGGGCTGATCAAGCTCAAGGACGGCGTCGGCTTCCTCGGCACCGTCGACGACATCGCCGAAAACCCGAAGAAGCTTCGGTTCAGCGAAGTCGAGGGGCCGCAACTCGTCCGGATCACCGGAGACGTCGACCTCGCGCAGGGCTACCCGCACTTCATCGTCGCGGCGGGCACCTTCGACCCGACGAGCGGCCTCGTCTATTCCGGCATCGAGGACAAGCTCTTCTCGGTGAGCTTCGTCACCAAGGCGGGGCGCAAGGACGACCCGACGATCCGTAAGTTCGTCGCCCTCTTCCACGCCTCGCAGGCCGTGAAGAAGCAGATCCACACGTCCTTCGCCAACAGCGACAAGCTCTACGTGCTGGCATGGCTGAAGTGA
- a CDS encoding methionine ABC transporter ATP-binding protein, whose protein sequence is MAEVTSGLAFEDIRAAGGWIAEDAGHARAVPATWTATADREAGSVRFEMVSKAYRSAAAEVRALDAIDLAIPAGSIFGIIGRSGAGKSSLLRTINGLEQPTSGRVLVDGVPIGALDTAGLVALRRRIGMVFQHFNLLGAKTVRQNVALPLAVAGLPKAEIGPRVDAVLGLVGLEDKADAYPGRLSGGQKQRVGIARALVSRPDILLCDEATSALDPETTLSILGLLRDINRRLGITIVLITHEMSVIREVCSDVLVLEQGRIAETGPVWRVFGAPEHPATRALLEPLGRALPKDLADSLRPSPAPGGSVVLRVTGSGPDLDLSALAAVRAPVRLLQAAIDRLQGRAVGGMLIAVEGDGTDAEAALRASGAKVERIGYVAADD, encoded by the coding sequence ATGGCTGAAGTGACGAGCGGCCTCGCCTTCGAAGACATCCGCGCGGCCGGCGGCTGGATCGCGGAAGACGCGGGCCACGCCCGCGCAGTCCCCGCTACCTGGACCGCGACGGCGGACCGGGAGGCCGGCAGCGTGCGGTTCGAGATGGTCTCCAAGGCCTACCGCTCCGCCGCCGCCGAGGTCCGGGCCCTCGATGCCATCGACCTCGCCATCCCGGCCGGCTCGATCTTCGGCATCATCGGGCGCTCGGGAGCCGGCAAGTCGAGCCTGCTGCGCACGATCAACGGATTGGAGCAGCCCACCTCCGGCCGTGTCCTGGTCGACGGCGTTCCGATCGGCGCGCTGGACACCGCCGGGCTCGTGGCGTTGCGCCGCCGCATCGGCATGGTCTTCCAGCACTTCAACCTGCTCGGGGCCAAGACCGTGCGGCAGAACGTGGCGCTGCCCCTCGCGGTGGCCGGGCTGCCGAAGGCCGAGATCGGCCCTCGGGTCGATGCGGTGCTGGGTCTCGTCGGCCTGGAGGACAAGGCGGACGCCTACCCGGGACGGCTCTCGGGCGGGCAGAAGCAACGGGTCGGTATCGCCCGCGCCCTCGTCAGCCGCCCGGACATCCTGCTCTGCGATGAGGCGACCTCCGCCCTCGACCCCGAGACCACGCTCTCGATCCTCGGGCTCCTGCGGGACATCAACCGGCGCCTCGGGATCACCATCGTGCTCATCACCCACGAGATGAGCGTGATCCGAGAGGTCTGCAGCGACGTGCTGGTGCTGGAGCAGGGCCGGATCGCCGAGACGGGCCCGGTCTGGCGCGTCTTCGGCGCTCCGGAGCATCCGGCGACCCGGGCCCTCCTCGAACCGCTCGGTCGCGCGCTCCCGAAGGATCTGGCGGACAGCCTGCGGCCGAGCCCGGCGCCGGGCGGCTCGGTCGTGCTGCGCGTCACCGGTTCGGGTCCGGATCTCGACCTCTCGGCCCTCGCCGCAGTGCGCGCGCCCGTACGGCTGCTCCAGGCCGCCATCGATCGCCTCCAGGGCCGTGCGGTCGGCGGGATGCTCATCGCCGTCGAGGGGGACGGAACCGATGCGGAGGCGGCCCTGCGGGCTTCCGGGGCCAAGGTCGAGAGGATCGGGTATGTCGCCGCTGATGATTGA
- a CDS encoding metallophosphoesterase family protein, which yields MLDLTYAIGDIHGCSDALTRLLARIDEHRGARPARIVCLGDYVDRGPDSAGVIRILRERAAREPGRLICLRGNHEQMMLDAYHQALAAPVWLANGGRETLASFGIADPEAIPHPVLTWISELPTVHEDALRYYVHAGFRPGHRGIDPDIAARLWIREPFLRASFDFGKHVLHGHTPQRSGQPDCHAYRTNLDTACVFGGTLTAGILEPDHPAPCGFLQVYRDARA from the coding sequence ATGCTCGATCTGACCTATGCCATCGGCGACATCCACGGCTGTTCCGATGCCCTCACGCGCCTGCTCGCACGAATCGACGAGCACCGGGGGGCGCGCCCCGCCCGCATCGTCTGCCTCGGCGACTACGTGGATCGGGGGCCCGACAGCGCCGGCGTCATCCGGATCCTGCGTGAGCGCGCGGCGCGGGAGCCGGGCCGGCTGATCTGCCTGCGCGGCAACCACGAACAGATGATGCTGGACGCCTACCATCAGGCGCTGGCCGCGCCGGTCTGGCTCGCCAATGGCGGCCGCGAAACCCTGGCATCCTTCGGGATCGCCGATCCCGAGGCCATTCCCCATCCCGTGCTGACCTGGATCTCGGAACTGCCGACCGTCCACGAGGACGCGCTGCGCTACTACGTGCATGCGGGCTTCCGCCCCGGTCACCGGGGTATCGATCCCGATATCGCGGCGCGCCTCTGGATCCGGGAACCCTTCCTCCGCGCCTCCTTCGATTTCGGCAAGCACGTCCTGCATGGACACACCCCGCAGCGGAGCGGTCAGCCGGACTGTCACGCCTACCGCACCAACCTCGACACGGCCTGCGTCTTCGGCGGGACCCTGACGGCCGGTATCCTCGAGCCGGATCATCCGGCCCCGTGCGGGTTTCTCCAGGTTTACCGCGACGCGCGTGCGTGA
- a CDS encoding tyrosine-type recombinase/integrase, translating to MATIRKRTLPSGKIVWLAGYVDGGGKRRFRQFPTRKEADGFLLQARTQVAAGVHTPDSVSPTVAEAAELWLKRCERDKLERTTVLQYRGHLTHHIGPQLGAVKLSRLTVPLINEFADNLLTAGRSRVLVSRVMVSLSSIVTEAQRRGLVTANNVRSAKPIRRSSREDARPDMPTREELKTIIDATPGQWRPLILTAIFTGLRGSELRGLLWDDVDLRKGVLHVRRRADRFNAFGPPKSKAGTRDIPLPPTLLITLKAWKLACPNGPLGLVFPTVAGTVQGHANILHRCFWPLQEAAGITVPGKDGKPEAKFSLHALRHAAAALWIGQGLSPKRIQTLMGHASIAQTFDQYGYLFEARDDEAALLAGVEKGLL from the coding sequence ATGGCGACGATCAGGAAGCGAACGCTGCCGAGCGGAAAAATCGTCTGGCTGGCGGGGTATGTTGACGGGGGAGGGAAGAGGCGCTTTCGACAGTTCCCTACCCGGAAGGAAGCAGACGGCTTCCTCCTCCAGGCACGAACGCAAGTAGCCGCAGGGGTGCACACGCCCGACAGCGTGTCGCCGACTGTCGCCGAGGCGGCAGAGCTATGGCTGAAGCGGTGCGAGCGGGACAAGCTTGAGCGGACAACGGTGCTTCAGTACCGAGGGCACCTGACGCACCACATCGGTCCGCAACTCGGCGCAGTGAAGCTTTCTCGTCTGACGGTGCCGCTCATCAACGAGTTCGCTGACAACCTGCTCACGGCCGGACGGTCGCGTGTGTTGGTCTCTCGCGTGATGGTCAGCCTGTCGTCGATCGTGACGGAGGCGCAGCGGCGCGGGCTGGTGACGGCGAACAATGTACGCAGCGCCAAGCCCATTCGGCGATCCAGCCGCGAGGACGCACGACCCGATATGCCTACGCGGGAGGAGCTGAAGACGATCATCGACGCGACGCCGGGACAATGGCGGCCGCTCATCCTCACTGCGATCTTCACAGGCCTGCGCGGCTCTGAACTCCGGGGGCTGCTCTGGGATGACGTAGATCTGCGAAAGGGCGTGTTGCACGTCAGGCGCCGTGCCGACCGGTTCAACGCATTCGGTCCACCGAAGTCGAAGGCAGGCACGCGGGACATCCCGCTTCCGCCGACGCTGCTGATCACGCTGAAGGCTTGGAAACTCGCCTGCCCAAACGGCCCCCTAGGGCTCGTGTTTCCCACGGTCGCCGGCACGGTGCAGGGGCACGCCAACATCCTCCATCGCTGCTTCTGGCCGCTCCAGGAAGCGGCTGGCATCACCGTGCCGGGCAAGGACGGAAAGCCGGAAGCGAAGTTCTCCCTGCACGCCTTGCGGCACGCCGCGGCCGCGCTCTGGATAGGGCAGGGGCTATCGCCGAAACGGATTCAGACACTGATGGGCCACGCCTCGATCGCTCAGACGTTTGATCAGTATGGCTACCTGTTCGAGGCTCGAGACGACGAAGCGGCCTTGCTGGCAGGCGTGGAAAAGGGGCTGCTCTGA
- a CDS encoding DNA-binding protein, whose protein sequence is MSGADAIAEFMFGDSSETNKRRVYHAKDKLGAPMFKLGGTVCARRSTILAWIESQERAA, encoded by the coding sequence ATGAGCGGCGCTGATGCTATCGCCGAATTCATGTTCGGAGACTCGTCAGAGACGAACAAGCGCCGAGTCTATCACGCGAAGGACAAGCTCGGCGCGCCGATGTTCAAGCTGGGGGGCACTGTGTGCGCCCGGCGCTCCACGATCCTGGCGTGGATTGAGAGCCAGGAGCGGGCGGCATGA
- a CDS encoding energy transducer TonB family protein translates to MITRRVIGAFLAAGTNRRGWSLRAGAACASLTLHAGGIIGTVALAPTSPSTIPGIPALEVTLEVTGLPGEGQPGLADAEPQDTPVAPAQDIPDEARVAPEPPSNPDTDPAPIGETASPPELTGKAEVHETSAFPATEASLPGSEGTGDTVHPDLANPGAGRNAERDLRKWEKRLLVHLNRFKRYPGDASQATGEVTLTFTLDRSGHIVSAAVRRSSGDPAFDQAALGMMLRSDPVPRPPAQVTREGLIFTVPVTFRSRKPGR, encoded by the coding sequence ATGATCACGCGACGCGTCATCGGTGCATTCCTGGCGGCGGGGACGAACCGGCGAGGGTGGTCGCTCCGGGCCGGCGCCGCCTGCGCCTCCCTCACCCTGCATGCCGGCGGCATCATCGGCACCGTCGCGCTGGCCCCGACATCACCGTCGACCATCCCCGGCATACCCGCCCTGGAGGTGACGCTCGAGGTGACCGGCCTTCCCGGAGAGGGGCAGCCGGGGCTTGCGGACGCGGAGCCCCAGGATACCCCGGTCGCTCCGGCGCAGGATATCCCGGACGAAGCCCGCGTCGCCCCGGAACCGCCTTCGAATCCCGACACGGATCCGGCCCCCATCGGCGAAACGGCGAGTCCGCCAGAGCTCACAGGAAAGGCCGAGGTGCATGAGACATCCGCCTTTCCGGCAACGGAGGCCTCGCTCCCGGGTTCGGAGGGCACGGGCGATACCGTTCATCCCGACCTGGCGAACCCGGGCGCCGGACGCAACGCGGAGCGGGATCTGCGGAAGTGGGAGAAGCGGCTCCTGGTCCACCTGAACCGCTTCAAGCGCTATCCGGGCGACGCATCCCAGGCCACCGGCGAAGTCACGCTGACCTTCACGCTGGATCGTTCGGGTCACATCGTCAGTGCGGCCGTCCGGCGGAGTTCCGGCGATCCGGCCTTCGATCAAGCGGCACTCGGCATGATGCTGCGCTCCGACCCGGTCCCCCGTCCCCCGGCCCAGGTGACGCGGGAGGGGCTGATCTTTACCGTTCCCGTCACGTTCCGCTCGCGGAAGCCCGGGCGCTGA
- a CDS encoding YncE family protein: MRSPFASAIRAAALLLLAIPPALAADAPAFILVGLDGKTFFEAEGGRNGPNGQDAVGILDVSDEARPRLVHTLPLDNSVYGPPTNLRITPDGRVGLVASSVLMRRDGTAWYAHADDRLHVIDLAATPPRLVETVVVGLQPSGIAINPAGDLALVANREGRSVTALTIRGTTVRPTATVDIGDEAAAVAFAPDGKRAFVAKNKAAKIGVLTIDGATLRYDRSLDLPVGPGTYGLAVTPDGTVALTANTGPEPSDGHADTVSVIRADRARPVVVDHLGIGDTPEALAIAPDGRHAAVSVVRGASAPQASPAYTPTGLVALIAIDPGGTVRRVSEAEAGAVTQGILFSPSGAYVYVGNYVDRTLGVYRVSDDTLVDTGHRVSLPGQPASLGGR, encoded by the coding sequence ATGAGATCCCCCTTCGCATCCGCAATCCGGGCCGCCGCGCTCCTTCTCCTCGCGATCCCGCCGGCGCTCGCCGCCGACGCGCCCGCCTTCATTCTCGTGGGCCTCGACGGGAAGACGTTCTTCGAGGCCGAGGGCGGTCGCAACGGTCCGAACGGACAGGACGCGGTGGGAATCCTGGATGTCAGCGACGAGGCCCGGCCCCGCCTCGTCCACACCCTGCCCCTCGACAACTCGGTCTATGGTCCGCCGACCAATCTGCGGATCACGCCGGATGGCCGGGTCGGGCTGGTGGCGAGCTCCGTCCTGATGCGCCGGGACGGCACGGCGTGGTACGCGCATGCCGACGACCGGCTCCACGTGATCGATCTTGCCGCGACTCCGCCCCGCCTCGTCGAGACCGTCGTGGTGGGGCTGCAGCCGTCCGGCATCGCGATCAACCCGGCCGGCGACCTTGCCCTGGTCGCGAATCGCGAGGGGCGCAGCGTCACGGCCCTGACGATCCGGGGCACGACCGTGCGTCCCACCGCGACCGTGGATATCGGCGACGAAGCCGCCGCGGTGGCGTTCGCACCCGATGGCAAACGCGCCTTCGTCGCCAAGAACAAGGCCGCGAAGATCGGCGTCCTCACCATCGACGGCGCGACCCTGCGTTACGACCGCAGCCTCGACCTGCCGGTCGGACCCGGAACCTATGGGCTCGCCGTGACACCGGACGGAACCGTGGCCCTCACCGCCAATACCGGCCCTGAGCCGAGTGACGGTCACGCCGATACGGTGAGCGTGATCCGCGCCGACCGGGCCCGGCCGGTGGTGGTCGATCACCTCGGGATCGGGGATACGCCGGAGGCGCTGGCGATCGCGCCCGATGGGCGCCACGCGGCCGTATCGGTGGTGCGCGGCGCGAGCGCGCCGCAGGCCAGCCCGGCCTATACGCCGACCGGCCTCGTGGCGCTGATCGCCATCGATCCGGGTGGCACGGTCCGGCGCGTCTCGGAAGCCGAGGCGGGGGCGGTGACCCAGGGCATCCTGTTCAGCCCATCCGGCGCGTACGTCTATGTGGGCAACTACGTCGATCGCACGCTCGGCGTCTACCGGGTCTCCGATGATACCCTGGTCGATACCGGACACCGCGTGTCCCTGCCGGGCCAACCGGCCTCGCTCGGGGGCCGATAG
- a CDS encoding DUF6074 family protein, whose product MSATIIPFRFARRLPQIRKTAAYMVSLPRNHAEGHLREQLRRLEDGLRKKGVADDMIRSEVASYQGAVRAHLWRLLLSHGGAA is encoded by the coding sequence ATGAGCGCGACAATCATTCCCTTTAGGTTTGCACGGCGCCTGCCGCAGATCCGCAAGACGGCTGCATACATGGTCTCGCTACCTCGCAACCACGCCGAGGGGCATCTCCGTGAACAGCTACGACGGCTTGAGGATGGGCTCCGTAAGAAGGGCGTCGCCGATGACATGATCCGGTCGGAGGTGGCGAGCTATCAGGGCGCTGTGCGTGCACATCTCTGGCGGCTGCTTCTAAGCCACGGGGGCGCCGCATGA
- a CDS encoding type II secretion system F family protein: protein MLELIAAKVTDPRFVGMVLTGIATAATAFALLQPLLEPDRLGKRMKMVGEEREEIRRRERERLAARTNLRVAPKAYMKQVVERFSLERWLGTETARKQLMMAGYRSPGSETSFLFFRLVTPILLGVLAIFYLFVLGVLNQPFMIRVMLVIAALLLGIKAPELYLLNTSKKRQTEIRSAWPDALDLTLICVESGMSVEHAFRRVSAEIVSQSVVLAEELAVLTAELSYLPDRRVAFENFANRIGLDQVKGVMTALIQAERYGTPVGQALRVLSQESRDARMNEAEKKAAALPPKLTVPMILFFLPVLFVVILTPAMIQVFR, encoded by the coding sequence ATGCTGGAACTCATCGCCGCCAAGGTCACCGACCCGCGCTTCGTCGGAATGGTGCTCACCGGCATCGCGACCGCGGCAACGGCCTTCGCGCTCCTGCAACCCCTCCTCGAGCCGGACCGGCTCGGCAAGCGCATGAAGATGGTCGGCGAGGAGCGCGAGGAGATCCGTCGCCGCGAACGGGAGCGTCTGGCCGCCAGGACCAATCTGCGGGTGGCGCCGAAGGCCTACATGAAGCAGGTCGTCGAACGCTTCAGCCTCGAACGCTGGCTCGGCACGGAGACCGCGCGGAAGCAGCTGATGATGGCCGGGTACCGGTCCCCGGGCTCCGAGACCAGTTTCCTGTTCTTCCGCCTCGTCACGCCGATCCTGCTCGGCGTCCTGGCGATCTTCTACCTTTTCGTGCTCGGCGTCCTGAACCAGCCGTTCATGATCCGGGTCATGCTCGTCATCGCGGCCCTGCTCCTCGGCATCAAGGCGCCCGAACTCTACCTGCTCAACACCTCGAAGAAGCGCCAGACCGAGATTCGCTCCGCATGGCCGGACGCCCTCGACCTCACCCTGATCTGCGTCGAGTCCGGCATGTCGGTGGAGCACGCGTTCCGACGGGTCAGCGCGGAGATCGTCAGCCAGTCCGTCGTGCTCGCGGAGGAACTCGCGGTGCTCACGGCCGAACTGTCCTACCTGCCGGACCGCCGCGTCGCCTTCGAGAACTTCGCCAACCGGATCGGGCTCGATCAGGTCAAGGGGGTGATGACGGCCCTCATCCAGGCGGAGCGCTACGGCACGCCCGTTGGGCAGGCCCTGCGGGTTCTCTCGCAGGAAAGCCGGGATGCGCGCATGAACGAGGCCGAGAAGAAGGCGGCCGCGCTGCCGCCGAAGCTCACGGTCCCGATGATCCTGTTCTTCCTTCCCGTGCTGTTCGTCGTCATCCTCACGCCGGCGATGATCCAGGTCTTCCGTTGA
- a CDS encoding methionine ABC transporter permease produces the protein MSPLMIDRLWQAGLDTMFMVGVSAGIAVLAGLPLALFLVTSGPGGIFPAPRANWLVGTLVNGFRAVPFIVLLVALIPFTRLVAGTTIGVWAAIVPLAVSATPFFARIAEVSLREVDAGLIEAAQSIGCRRRHILAHVLLPEALPGIVAGLTITVVSMIGASAMAGAVGAGGLGDVAIRYGYQRFDTTVMLAVIAILVALVCLVQFAGDTAVRRLRAR, from the coding sequence ATGTCGCCGCTGATGATTGACCGCCTCTGGCAGGCCGGCCTCGATACGATGTTCATGGTCGGGGTGTCTGCGGGGATCGCCGTGCTGGCCGGGCTTCCGCTCGCCCTCTTCCTCGTCACCTCGGGCCCCGGCGGCATCTTCCCGGCGCCGCGCGCGAACTGGCTCGTCGGGACGCTGGTCAACGGTTTCCGGGCGGTGCCCTTCATCGTGCTCCTCGTGGCGTTGATCCCGTTCACCCGCCTGGTCGCCGGGACCACCATCGGCGTCTGGGCCGCCATCGTGCCGTTGGCGGTGAGCGCCACCCCGTTCTTCGCGCGGATCGCCGAGGTCTCGCTGCGGGAGGTGGATGCCGGATTGATCGAGGCCGCCCAGTCCATCGGCTGCCGGCGCCGGCACATCCTCGCCCACGTGCTGCTACCCGAGGCGCTGCCGGGCATCGTCGCTGGCCTCACCATCACGGTCGTTTCGATGATCGGCGCCTCAGCCATGGCGGGCGCGGTGGGGGCGGGCGGCCTCGGCGACGTCGCGATCCGCTACGGTTATCAGCGCTTCGATACCACGGTGATGCTCGCGGTGATCGCGATCCTGGTGGCGCTCGTCTGCCTGGTGCAGTTCGCGGGGGACACCGCCGTCCGGCGCCTCAGAGCCCGCTGA
- the serA gene encoding phosphoglycerate dehydrogenase, protein MALEARDRTLSDDRVILAENIAPTAVDAFSQAGIGNVRRLSHAVGVPDADQFADANLLGIRSRTKVTPALLDALPELVAVGCFSVGTNQVDLEAARARGLPVFNAPFSNTRSVAELTIGEIVMLLRRILPRSASAHEGGWDKSASGSFEVRGKTLGIVGYGNIGAQLSNLAEAMGMRVIFYDLTDKLRHGNTEPASSFEALLAVSDVVSLHVPETPQTHGLLDAAHIRTMKRGAYLINNSRGTVVDLDALAQALRDGHLSGAAIDVFPVEPTSNAERFVSPLQGIPNVILTPHVGGSTEEAQDRIGTEVARKLVDYVRTGSTLGAVNFPQVQLPPRVSGTRFLHMHRNVPGVLGRINAAFSGRSLNIDAQYLQTDCEIGYVVVDAVAEAGEAEAILRDLGAIDGTVRTRRLKPLTPRP, encoded by the coding sequence ATGGCCTTGGAAGCGAGAGACCGGACCTTGAGTGACGATCGCGTAATTCTGGCGGAAAACATTGCCCCGACGGCGGTAGACGCCTTCTCCCAAGCAGGGATCGGGAATGTCCGTCGCCTGTCGCATGCGGTCGGCGTCCCCGACGCCGACCAGTTCGCCGATGCCAACCTGCTCGGCATCCGCTCGCGCACGAAGGTGACGCCCGCCTTGCTCGATGCCCTCCCCGAGCTGGTCGCGGTGGGCTGCTTCAGCGTCGGCACCAACCAGGTCGACCTCGAAGCCGCACGCGCCCGTGGCCTTCCCGTTTTCAACGCGCCTTTCTCGAACACCCGCAGCGTGGCGGAACTCACGATCGGCGAGATCGTGATGCTCCTGCGGCGCATCCTGCCGCGCTCCGCGTCCGCGCACGAAGGCGGGTGGGACAAATCCGCCAGTGGGTCGTTCGAGGTGCGCGGCAAGACCCTCGGCATCGTCGGCTACGGCAATATCGGCGCGCAGCTGTCGAATCTCGCCGAAGCGATGGGCATGCGGGTCATCTTCTACGACCTGACCGACAAGCTGCGTCACGGCAACACCGAGCCGGCCTCGAGCTTCGAGGCGCTGCTCGCCGTGAGCGACGTGGTGAGCCTGCACGTTCCCGAGACTCCGCAGACGCATGGCCTGCTCGATGCGGCCCATATCCGCACGATGAAGCGGGGCGCCTACCTGATCAACAACAGCCGCGGCACGGTCGTCGACCTCGACGCCCTGGCGCAGGCCCTGAGGGACGGGCACCTGAGCGGGGCGGCCATCGACGTCTTTCCGGTCGAGCCGACCTCCAACGCGGAGCGTTTCGTGTCGCCGCTCCAGGGAATCCCGAACGTCATCCTCACGCCGCATGTCGGCGGATCGACGGAAGAGGCTCAGGACCGCATCGGCACCGAGGTCGCGCGCAAGCTGGTCGACTACGTCCGGACCGGCTCCACCCTCGGTGCCGTGAATTTCCCGCAGGTCCAGTTGCCGCCGCGCGTCTCCGGCACGCGTTTCCTGCACATGCACCGGAACGTGCCCGGCGTCCTCGGACGGATCAATGCGGCGTTCTCGGGCCGCTCCCTCAACATCGATGCGCAGTACCTGCAGACGGATTGCGAGATCGGTTACGTGGTCGTAGACGCCGTCGCGGAGGCCGGTGAGGCCGAGGCGATCCTGCGCGATCTCGGCGCGATCGACGGGACCGTGCGCACGCGTCGGCTCAAGCCCCTGACTCCCCGCCCCTAG